A window of Thermoplasmatales archaeon contains these coding sequences:
- a CDS encoding 4Fe-4S binding protein, with translation MKKWEKEGYLELSDLKLPNEEQLKRGVAIIECIQEIPCNPCIDACPKNAISMENINALPEIDYEKCIGCGKCIEICPGLAIFLVKIVGDEALVSIPYEFIPLPEEGSIVKALDREGKEICDAKVEKIKKGKTNVLTIKLPAKYAMEARNIKIIRGKH, from the coding sequence ATGAAAAAATGGGAAAAGGAAGGATATCTTGAGCTGAGTGATTTGAAATTGCCGAATGAAGAGCAATTGAAGAGAGGAGTTGCAATAATAGAATGCATACAGGAAATTCCATGCAATCCTTGCATTGATGCCTGCCCAAAAAATGCAATTTCAATGGAAAATATAAATGCATTGCCAGAAATTGATTATGAAAAATGTATTGGATGCGGGAAATGCATTGAGATTTGCCCTGGTTTAGCAATATTTTTGGTTAAAATAGTTGGAGATGAAGCTCTTGTGAGCATACCATATGAATTCATTCCTTTGCCAGAAGAGGGAAGCATTGTAAAAGCACTTGATAGAGAAGGAAAGGAAATATGTGATGCAAAAGTAGAAAAAATAAAAAAAGGAAAAACAAATGTTTTAACAATAAAGTTGCCCGCAAAATATGCAATGGAAGCAAG
- a CDS encoding FAD-dependent oxidoreductase produces MRIEEHPILNFKREKEIYFYYNGKKLKAYEGETIASALYANGIKVFSRSKKGRARGFFCGIGKCSSCLMKVDGVPNIRTCITPVREGMVVEDNDKEIPKKEYEDGRTEKLSCEIAVVGAGPAGMSAAVEAAKYANVLLIDENPHVGGQLIKQTHKFFGSGEEGAGERGVEIASLLRKEIEERKIRLLKNTSVIGYYDRGYKFLSAINKLEKVIYEIKADKIIFATGAQENMLLFEGSDLPGVYGAGGVQTLMNVYGVKPGERGIIVGAGNVGLILAYQLLQAGVEVACIVEAMEKIGGYFVHAAKVRRNGVPIYTRHSIKEAYGNEKVEGAIIVELDNKWNFIEGSEKKIDCDFICIAIGLTPSVRLVAQTGAEIKFISEAGGWVTLHNEYMETTKEGIYVAGDLSNIEEASTAIIEGKIAGLASANGIRRIEDFDEKFKKYSSQLKIFREGYFGERPRKAKEKIISGYYEKMGKGRIS; encoded by the coding sequence TTGAGGATAGAGGAGCATCCTATCCTTAACTTTAAAAGAGAAAAAGAAATATATTTTTACTATAACGGTAAAAAACTTAAGGCATATGAAGGAGAAACGATTGCCTCTGCTTTATATGCAAATGGAATAAAAGTTTTTAGCAGAAGTAAAAAAGGAAGGGCGAGAGGTTTTTTCTGCGGAATAGGAAAATGCTCCTCATGCCTGATGAAAGTGGATGGTGTGCCAAATATAAGGACTTGCATAACCCCTGTTAGAGAAGGAATGGTAGTTGAGGACAATGACAAAGAAATTCCTAAAAAAGAATATGAGGATGGAAGAACTGAAAAGCTTTCGTGCGAAATTGCGGTGGTTGGCGCGGGCCCGGCTGGAATGAGTGCCGCAGTTGAGGCGGCCAAATATGCGAATGTGCTTTTAATTGATGAAAATCCCCATGTAGGGGGGCAGCTTATAAAGCAAACCCATAAATTTTTTGGAAGCGGTGAGGAGGGGGCGGGTGAAAGAGGAGTTGAAATAGCAAGCCTTCTAAGAAAGGAAATTGAAGAAAGGAAAATAAGATTACTCAAAAATACAAGTGTAATTGGCTACTATGATAGAGGCTATAAATTCCTTTCCGCTATAAACAAACTTGAAAAGGTAATATATGAAATAAAGGCAGATAAAATAATATTTGCAACAGGAGCTCAGGAAAATATGCTTTTATTTGAAGGGAGTGATCTTCCAGGAGTTTATGGAGCGGGGGGAGTGCAAACTCTTATGAATGTGTATGGTGTGAAACCTGGGGAGAGAGGGATTATTGTTGGTGCTGGAAATGTCGGCTTAATACTTGCTTATCAACTTTTGCAGGCGGGCGTGGAAGTTGCATGCATTGTTGAAGCAATGGAAAAAATTGGTGGATATTTTGTTCATGCTGCAAAGGTGAGAAGAAATGGCGTGCCAATATATACAAGGCACTCAATAAAAGAAGCATACGGGAATGAAAAAGTAGAAGGTGCGATAATAGTGGAATTGGATAATAAATGGAATTTTATTGAAGGAAGCGAGAAAAAAATTGATTGTGATTTTATATGTATAGCGATTGGATTAACCCCTTCAGTAAGGCTGGTAGCTCAAACAGGAGCAGAAATAAAATTTATAAGCGAGGCGGGAGGATGGGTTACATTGCATAACGAATACATGGAAACAACAAAAGAAGGGATATATGTTGCCGGTGATTTATCAAATATTGAGGAGGCATCAACTGCAATTATTGAAGGAAAAATAGCGGGATTGGCGTCTGCTAATGGTATAAGAAGAATAGAGGATTTTGATGAAAAATTTAAAAAATATTCATCTCAACTTAAAATTTTTAGGGAAGGTTATTTTGGAGAAAGACCAAGAAAGGCAAAGGAAAAAATTATAAGTGGTTATTATGAAAAAATGGGAAAAGGAAGGATATCTTGA